One region of Carya illinoinensis cultivar Pawnee chromosome 8, C.illinoinensisPawnee_v1, whole genome shotgun sequence genomic DNA includes:
- the LOC122318321 gene encoding germin-like protein subfamily 2 member 4, producing the protein MVANVLACLFIFAAISSSVAYDPDPLQDLCVADLKSKIKVNGFVCKDDAEVTAADFTFAGLAAPALINNSFGSNVTTANVMQVPGLNTLGVSLARIDYAPGGLNPPHTHPRATETIFTLEGELFVGFITTADKLISKTIKEGEIFVFPRGLVHFQKNVGDKPASVISGFNGQLPGTQVVATSLFAASPPVPDDVLEIAFQVDGKVVDEIKANLAPKK; encoded by the exons ATGGTGGCAAACGTTCTTGCATGTCTGTTCATCTTTGCTGCAATCTCCAGCTCTGTGGCATACGATCCTGACCCCCTTCAGGATCTCTGCGTTGCCGATCTAAAGTCAA AGATAAAGGTGAACGGGTTTGTATGCAAGGACGATGCAGAAGTCACGGCAGCAGATTTCACCTTCGCTGGCCTGGCTGCGCCAGCGCTCATCAACAACTCGTTTGGTTCAAACGTAACGACAGCCAATGTTATGCAG GTTCCAGGCCTTAATACGCTCGGCGTGTCGTTGGCGCGCATTGACTATGCACCCGGCGGACTCAACCCTCCTCACACTCACCCGCGAGCCACCGAGACCATATTCACTCTGGAAGGCGAGCTGTTTGTAGGCTTCATCACCACAGCAGACAAGCTCATCTCCAAGACCATCAAGGAAGGTGAGATCTTTGTGTTCCCCAGGGGACTGGTCCATTTTCAGAAGAACGTTGGCGACAAGCCTGCTTCTGTGATCTCGGGCTTCAATGGCCAACTGCCGGGCACCCAAGTCGTTGCCACGTCACTTTTCGCTGCGTCACCACCGGTGCCGGACGATGTGTTGGAGATAGCCTTCCAGGTGGATGGCAAGGTGGTTGACGAAATCAAAGCAAACCTTGCTCCCAAGAAGTAG